A region from the Desulfomarina profundi genome encodes:
- a CDS encoding acylphosphatase: MISKKVIVKGKVQGVFFRDYTKRQAVSLGLTGWVRNLPDGSVEALLSGEEEYVRSMLDWFHDGSPHSKVDEVLVYDSETDKSYSSFDIRY, encoded by the coding sequence ATGATTAGCAAAAAAGTCATAGTAAAAGGAAAAGTTCAGGGTGTGTTCTTTCGTGACTACACGAAAAGACAGGCCGTCAGTCTCGGCTTGACCGGCTGGGTCCGCAATCTTCCCGATGGTTCCGTTGAAGCGCTTCTCTCCGGGGAGGAAGAATATGTCAGGTCAATGCTCGACTGGTTCCATGATGGATCTCCTCATTCAAAAGTAGATGAAGTGCTCGTTTATGACTCTGAGACAGACAAATCGTACAGCTCTTTTGACATACGTTATTAA
- the lon gene encoding endopeptidase La: MNTRHCGLDEVKQRILEFLAAKTLRGTVQARILIVDDEEIARTNMEHVLLKDGYSCFPASNGLDALEILSSGDIDLVITDLKMDRMDGMELLGHINRVSPETPVVMVTGFATVNSAVEALKRGAAHYLGKPLNLDELRKTVKEVLEKRLMTEMGKGPILCFTGPPGTGKTSVGKAIAEALNHHFVRMSLAGLRDEAELRGHRRTYVGAMPGRIITELKRVGVNNPVFMLDEIDKIGQDFRGDPASVLLEVLDPEQNVKFMDHYLDLPFDLSKIMFVATANDLSRLPGPLLDRMEIVEFSGYTEREKREIARQFMIPRQLKATGLNRADIQFSDDAVSRIINDYTRESGLRGLEREIANICRKLALVYLNSDGKDELLNIDGEVIRGFLGPRKYHREAAGVCNRLGITTGLVWTEVGGEIISVESALMPGTGHLILTGSLGEVLRESAQAALSLIRSRTGEYGVPDDFFKASDLHIHLPSGAVSKDGPSAGITIFAALLSLLTGRVARADTAMTGEMTLSGRILPISGIREKLLAAQRAGISRVLLPEANRDEVEILSDDVKEGLEIILVRVVDEIIEHVLAES, from the coding sequence TTGAATACCCGCCACTGTGGTCTCGATGAAGTCAAGCAGCGGATTCTTGAATTTCTAGCAGCCAAAACCCTCCGGGGAACAGTACAGGCAAGAATTCTCATCGTTGATGATGAGGAGATTGCTCGAACCAATATGGAACATGTCCTGCTGAAAGATGGCTACAGCTGTTTTCCCGCTTCAAACGGTCTTGATGCTCTGGAAATACTTTCCAGTGGCGATATTGACCTGGTAATTACCGATCTGAAAATGGATCGTATGGACGGAATGGAACTCCTGGGACATATCAATCGGGTTTCTCCCGAAACTCCCGTAGTTATGGTTACCGGTTTTGCCACAGTCAATTCTGCAGTGGAAGCTTTGAAAAGGGGGGCTGCACATTACCTTGGAAAGCCCCTTAATCTTGATGAACTTCGCAAAACCGTCAAGGAAGTACTGGAAAAGAGATTGATGACGGAAATGGGCAAGGGACCCATTCTCTGTTTTACCGGTCCTCCGGGAACTGGTAAAACTTCTGTTGGCAAGGCCATAGCAGAAGCCCTCAATCACCATTTCGTCCGTATGTCCCTGGCCGGGCTGCGGGATGAGGCGGAACTCCGGGGTCACCGGCGAACTTATGTGGGTGCCATGCCCGGGCGAATCATTACTGAACTGAAACGGGTCGGGGTTAATAATCCGGTTTTCATGCTTGATGAGATAGACAAGATCGGTCAGGATTTTCGGGGTGACCCCGCATCAGTTCTTCTCGAAGTGCTTGATCCTGAACAGAACGTAAAATTTATGGACCACTATCTCGATCTGCCCTTTGATCTTTCAAAAATCATGTTTGTGGCAACAGCCAATGATCTATCGAGACTGCCGGGACCTCTTCTTGATCGCATGGAGATAGTAGAGTTTTCCGGATATACAGAGAGAGAAAAACGGGAAATAGCCAGGCAGTTCATGATTCCACGACAGCTTAAGGCAACCGGGCTGAACAGGGCGGATATACAGTTTTCTGATGATGCCGTATCCAGAATTATTAATGATTACACAAGAGAGTCAGGACTGCGCGGCCTTGAGCGGGAAATTGCAAATATCTGCAGAAAACTTGCTCTGGTTTATCTGAACAGTGATGGAAAGGATGAGCTCCTCAATATTGACGGAGAAGTTATCAGGGGATTTCTCGGTCCCCGGAAATATCATCGTGAAGCGGCAGGGGTCTGCAACAGGCTTGGCATTACAACAGGCCTTGTCTGGACTGAGGTCGGGGGAGAAATAATAAGTGTTGAGTCGGCGTTAATGCCGGGAACCGGTCATCTTATTCTTACCGGTTCCCTTGGGGAAGTTCTGCGTGAATCGGCGCAGGCCGCCCTCAGCCTTATTCGCAGCCGGACAGGAGAATATGGTGTTCCTGATGATTTTTTCAAGGCCAGTGACCTGCATATTCACCTGCCTTCAGGGGCAGTCTCAAAAGATGGACCTTCTGCCGGGATTACAATTTTTGCTGCATTGCTGTCTCTTCTCACAGGAAGGGTGGCAAGAGCCGATACGGCCATGACCGGAGAGATGACTCTCAGCGGCAGGATCTTGCCCATCAGCGGTATCCGTGAAAAGCTGTTGGCAGCACAGAGGGCCGGGATTTCAAGAGTTCTCCTGCCCGAAGCCAACAGGGATGAAGTGGAAATATTGTCAGATGATGTGAAGGAAGGGCTTGAAATAATTCTTGTGCGGGTTGTGGATGAGATTATTGAGCATGTACTGGCAGAAAGTTGA
- a CDS encoding sensor histidine kinase: MFRPLRLSLIGRFKFIHICYVIGILIIGYISYEDLRTAEEKLQIMGLAYKLNNIILEVRRYEKNYLLYNTPQALHENAKFIDLALKTQRDMSDKVEKLKVAPMLEELSSHIETYRRSFRQFTRADPTSPDLHKDIIEKIRLQGQQMVELSEHLVKFEHTQIYSILKELKQQLVIWATIAILLSILIPFLIFSRIFDPLTVIKKATKDIALGRFKKLEIPATRDEMQQVMEAFNTMVQELEHRQDQLVQSKKLSSIGTLTAGVAHQLNNPLNNISTSCQIAIDDLESNDQELIRRMLKNIEQETHRARDIVKGLLEFSRLQEFTLRPSTLVNIVNRAVELVKSQIPADIIITVNVPKDLVLPVDIQRMQEVFLNLLINASQSIEHQGTITISARVDEQENSVLIEITDTGQGIPTEIRGQLFDPFYTTKEEGKGTGLGLSVVYGIIQRHHGEISVESTPGEGASFHIKLPLG, from the coding sequence GTGTTCAGACCATTGCGCCTCAGCCTCATCGGCAGATTCAAGTTCATCCATATATGTTATGTGATTGGGATTCTGATAATCGGATACATTTCCTATGAAGACCTGCGCACAGCAGAGGAAAAACTGCAAATCATGGGCCTGGCCTACAAGCTCAATAATATAATCCTGGAAGTTCGCCGGTATGAAAAAAATTACCTGCTATACAATACGCCCCAGGCACTGCATGAAAATGCAAAATTTATTGACCTGGCCCTGAAGACCCAGAGGGATATGTCCGATAAGGTGGAAAAACTGAAAGTTGCTCCCATGCTGGAGGAACTCAGCAGTCATATTGAAACTTACCGCAGAAGTTTCAGGCAGTTCACCAGGGCAGATCCCACAAGCCCCGATCTGCACAAGGATATAATTGAAAAAATAAGACTGCAGGGTCAGCAGATGGTTGAATTGAGTGAACATCTGGTTAAATTCGAACATACTCAGATTTATTCAATACTCAAAGAACTCAAACAGCAACTGGTCATCTGGGCGACTATTGCCATTCTGCTGAGTATTCTCATCCCTTTTCTCATTTTTTCACGGATTTTCGACCCGTTGACCGTCATCAAAAAAGCCACAAAAGATATCGCCCTGGGACGTTTCAAAAAACTGGAAATTCCCGCCACCAGGGATGAAATGCAACAGGTCATGGAAGCATTCAATACCATGGTTCAGGAGCTTGAGCACAGGCAGGACCAGCTGGTCCAGTCTAAAAAACTCTCTTCAATCGGCACACTGACTGCCGGTGTGGCCCACCAACTCAACAATCCCCTGAATAATATTTCCACCTCCTGCCAGATCGCAATCGATGATCTGGAATCCAATGATCAGGAACTGATCCGCAGAATGCTGAAAAACATTGAACAGGAAACCCACAGGGCAAGGGATATCGTTAAGGGATTACTCGAATTTTCCAGATTGCAGGAATTCACCCTCCGCCCTTCAACACTCGTCAATATTGTCAATCGAGCCGTAGAACTGGTAAAAAGTCAGATTCCGGCAGATATTATCATTACAGTCAATGTTCCGAAAGACCTGGTCCTGCCTGTGGATATACAGAGGATGCAGGAAGTGTTCCTCAATCTTCTCATCAACGCTTCCCAGTCAATTGAGCACCAGGGAACAATTACTATTTCCGCCAGAGTCGATGAACAGGAAAACAGTGTGCTGATAGAAATTACCGATACTGGTCAGGGTATTCCGACAGAGATACGCGGACAACTGTTCGACCCGTTTTACACCACGAAAGAAGAGGGCAAGGGGACTGGTCTTGGCCTCTCCGTCGTTTACGGTATAATCCAGCGGCACCATGGAGAAATATCCGTTGAAAGCACTCCCGGGGAGGGTGCTTCGTTCCATATCAAACTCCCCCTGGGCTAG
- a CDS encoding helix-turn-helix domain-containing protein, with translation MVKHAHAGKDIPQLSGEVIERLKQYEYPGNIRELENIAQRILIECHDEIVMPPHLPVDLRNDLIIPTRSNSDPWPSLVEHEKSYIREVLDKVEGNKSKAAKLLGIDRVSLWRKIKRYDLENPDA, from the coding sequence ATGGTTAAACATGCCCATGCCGGGAAAGACATCCCCCAGCTTTCCGGTGAAGTAATCGAACGTCTCAAGCAGTATGAATACCCTGGAAATATACGAGAACTTGAAAATATCGCCCAGAGGATCCTCATTGAGTGCCATGACGAGATTGTCATGCCACCCCATCTCCCCGTCGATCTGCGAAACGATTTGATCATCCCCACCCGGTCCAACAGCGACCCCTGGCCGTCACTTGTGGAACATGAAAAAAGCTATATCCGGGAAGTTCTGGACAAAGTTGAAGGAAACAAGTCCAAAGCCGCAAAACTGCTCGGCATAGACAGGGTCTCCCTCTGGCGGAAAATCAAGCGGTATGATCTTGAAAACCCTGATGCCTGA
- a CDS encoding MoaD/ThiS family protein, which translates to MRVTIKLFAYFRDSRFKAENREIPDGTTVGEIVDSLGIDREEVGVLMINSRHAAFDSVLEENCMLAIFPMIGGG; encoded by the coding sequence ATGCGGGTGACCATCAAACTTTTCGCCTATTTCAGGGATTCCCGGTTCAAAGCTGAGAACCGGGAAATCCCGGATGGAACCACGGTAGGTGAAATTGTCGATTCCCTTGGCATTGACCGGGAAGAGGTGGGCGTACTCATGATCAATTCCAGGCATGCAGCTTTCGATTCAGTATTAGAGGAGAACTGCATGCTGGCCATCTTTCCCATGATCGGTGGAGGATAA
- a CDS encoding diguanylate cyclase produces the protein MNQTESTVYKYKVEASSDEEFIAKIDDYSKASGPEVYTAVFKILAGIDIPEKKGSRFWRESLEHRLKLMKLLGRYVDITTALSDFLQTSTEHLSHPRLIETTYYENVVRDTIYDQLTGLFNRTYFDETFTQQLSLAKRYNTDLTVLFLDIDNFKEVNDTYGHLAGDEVLKQTAGIINLEKRDSDIAARFGGEEFILLMSHTDSINAFILAERIRKEIELHLFSHKSDTLRITISGGLASYPLNSDNPTQLLSMADSALYLSKGAGKNRISHFKKEKRRYLRVKISQPILVKELDFKDSIPFSGKSKDICVGGILFENKHPLPIGALIKVKVETGHNSSVLLIGKVVRIEKFSENRYDIGMTTSFNEMAKAANHEISAILHSNGSP, from the coding sequence ATGAATCAAACAGAAAGCACAGTATATAAATATAAGGTGGAAGCCTCCAGTGATGAGGAATTTATTGCCAAAATCGACGATTATTCCAAAGCTTCCGGACCTGAAGTGTATACTGCAGTTTTCAAAATTCTGGCAGGCATAGACATCCCCGAGAAAAAAGGCAGCCGATTCTGGCGGGAATCCCTTGAACACAGGCTGAAACTCATGAAACTCCTGGGAAGATATGTCGACATAACAACTGCCCTCAGCGATTTTCTGCAAACCTCAACTGAACATCTCTCTCACCCGCGACTCATCGAAACCACATACTATGAGAACGTAGTTCGGGACACTATTTATGACCAGCTTACCGGCCTTTTCAACAGAACATATTTTGACGAAACATTTACCCAGCAGCTTTCCCTGGCAAAACGATACAACACTGATCTCACGGTACTTTTTCTTGATATCGACAATTTTAAAGAGGTAAATGATACTTATGGTCATCTGGCTGGGGATGAAGTTCTGAAACAGACTGCCGGTATCATTAATCTTGAAAAAAGGGACAGTGATATCGCAGCCAGGTTCGGCGGTGAGGAATTCATCCTGCTCATGTCCCACACAGACAGCATCAATGCGTTTATCCTTGCAGAAAGAATACGAAAGGAAATTGAGTTGCATCTATTTTCCCATAAATCTGATACCCTCAGAATAACCATCAGTGGCGGTCTGGCTTCATACCCTCTCAATTCTGACAACCCAACTCAACTGCTGTCCATGGCAGACAGCGCTCTTTATCTTTCCAAAGGGGCTGGAAAAAACAGGATTTCCCATTTCAAAAAAGAAAAAAGACGTTACCTCCGGGTAAAAATCAGTCAACCGATACTTGTAAAAGAACTCGATTTCAAGGACTCAATCCCCTTTTCCGGTAAGAGCAAGGATATCTGTGTCGGCGGGATTCTTTTTGAAAACAAACATCCGCTGCCCATCGGCGCCCTGATCAAAGTCAAGGTGGAAACAGGGCATAATTCATCTGTTCTTCTGATTGGAAAAGTAGTACGTATAGAAAAATTTTCAGAAAACCGCTATGATATAGGAATGACGACATCGTTCAATGAAATGGCCAAAGCAGCCAACCATGAAATTTCTGCCATTCTCCATAGCAACGGATCTCCTTGA
- a CDS encoding sigma-54-dependent transcriptional regulator has product MTSSDRKTVLVVDDEAIARENLALIMEKEGYDVVVADSGETALSLLEKREVDLVLTDLRMQGKDGIAVLNGTKKRWPATEVVVITGYSSVETAIEAIRQGAYHYLPKPVNVAELKVLVGKALEKSGMQKEIRSLKKQLSDNAGASRIIGQSPAVQAMRERITQVAQLDCNVLILGETGTGKELVARTIHELSPRAKGRFVAFNCGAFTEELITNELFGHEKEAFTGANREKKGLLELAEGGTVFFDEIGELSLSMQVKLLRVLQERTLRRVGGSREIPIDIRILAATNKDLKQEAENGTFRMDLFYRLDVITIRVPPLPSAEMTYLCW; this is encoded by the coding sequence ATGACCTCTTCAGACAGAAAAACCGTCCTTGTCGTGGATGATGAAGCCATTGCCAGGGAGAATCTGGCCCTGATAATGGAAAAGGAAGGATATGATGTTGTAGTTGCCGACAGCGGAGAAACTGCTCTTTCACTTCTTGAGAAAAGAGAAGTTGACCTGGTCCTTACTGATTTGCGGATGCAGGGAAAAGACGGTATCGCTGTTCTTAACGGAACAAAAAAAAGGTGGCCGGCAACTGAAGTGGTGGTCATCACAGGATATTCCAGCGTTGAGACAGCCATTGAGGCAATTCGACAGGGTGCGTACCATTACCTCCCTAAACCTGTCAATGTGGCAGAGCTCAAAGTTCTTGTCGGAAAGGCACTTGAAAAAAGTGGTATGCAGAAAGAGATCCGTTCCCTGAAAAAGCAGCTATCGGACAATGCGGGAGCGTCCCGGATCATCGGCCAGAGTCCTGCTGTCCAGGCCATGCGTGAAAGAATAACCCAGGTGGCACAACTTGACTGCAATGTTTTGATTCTGGGAGAAACCGGGACAGGCAAAGAACTGGTGGCGAGAACAATTCACGAATTGAGCCCACGCGCAAAGGGTCGTTTTGTTGCCTTCAACTGCGGTGCATTTACCGAAGAACTGATAACGAATGAACTGTTCGGCCACGAAAAAGAAGCCTTTACAGGGGCAAACAGGGAAAAGAAAGGGCTTTTGGAACTGGCGGAAGGAGGTACAGTCTTTTTTGATGAAATAGGTGAACTCTCTCTTTCCATGCAGGTCAAGCTGCTGCGGGTTCTCCAGGAAAGAACCCTGCGACGGGTTGGGGGATCCAGGGAAATTCCTATTGATATAAGGATTCTTGCAGCAACCAACAAAGACCTGAAACAGGAGGCGGAGAATGGCACCTTCAGGATGGATCTCTTTTACCGTCTTGATGTTATCACAATTCGTGTCCCCCCCTTGCCCAGCGCAGAGATGACATACCTCTGCTGGTAA